The following are encoded together in the Parabacteroides chongii genome:
- a CDS encoding HU family DNA-binding protein has protein sequence MNKSKLIEQIAADTGMKKTVVKAVINSFIENATEAFLEGDQVVFQGFGTLLPWQQTERPARNPQTGEPVMIKPRMSVKFRAGSDLLKALNK, from the coding sequence ATGAATAAAAGTAAATTGATCGAACAAATAGCAGCAGATACCGGCATGAAGAAAACAGTGGTAAAAGCGGTGATCAACTCCTTTATAGAAAACGCGACCGAAGCTTTCCTGGAAGGCGATCAGGTTGTATTTCAGGGATTCGGAACACTTCTCCCCTGGCAACAAACCGAACGCCCTGCCCGGAATCCTCAGACAGGAGAGCCGGTTATGATCAAACCGCGCATGTCTGTCAAGTTCCGTGCCGGATCAGACCTATTAAAGGCCCTGAACAAATAA
- a CDS encoding M20/M25/M40 family metallo-hydrolase, with amino-acid sequence MRSLLIVLMIGASSVMAQNEKIDLSVAQKIKQEEQQNSDIERLSYRLLDYAGPRLTGSDGMERGYRVAKEMMEEYKLSNPRIEFARDWPRGGWDIQKAYAAMTVPYYIPIFPAPVAWTNGTNGPAKSEVVLITAKDQQELQALKGTLKDKIVLMPSVMEYQISFEPMARRHTEESLKQTAEYPITKVRPRQRRAAPPVEGSELTYAEILHFVYKEEPAVIIHESGSYSVPGLNFHKLEEVGPVPCELNISCENHGLMERLIRNGEKVEMEVDIAVKFESDRKIYNVIAEIPGTDPKLKDQLVIIGGHLDCYHMSPGAGDDGAGFIAMLEAMRILKAIGVQPRRTIRVAFWGGEEVGLHGSSGYVEQFVQDPKTLEKKKEYDKISVYFNSDYGPGKFRGIFTQDNLMAHPIFTDWMQPFLDTGFTTVSNRSVGSTDHIPFDNAGIPAFQFIQDPMEWGRHSHRTQDFSDRLVLDDIRHNAVIVAWFAYNAAMRDEMMPRK; translated from the coding sequence ATGAGAAGCTTATTGATTGTACTGATGATCGGAGCATCATCCGTTATGGCTCAGAATGAAAAGATCGACCTGTCCGTTGCCCAAAAGATCAAGCAGGAAGAACAACAGAACTCGGATATAGAGCGATTGTCCTATCGTTTACTTGATTATGCAGGTCCCCGTCTAACCGGTTCCGACGGCATGGAAAGAGGCTACCGGGTCGCGAAAGAAATGATGGAAGAATACAAATTATCCAATCCCCGTATCGAGTTTGCCCGTGACTGGCCCCGGGGCGGATGGGATATCCAAAAGGCGTACGCAGCCATGACTGTACCTTACTATATTCCGATCTTTCCGGCTCCCGTAGCCTGGACCAACGGAACCAACGGACCAGCCAAAAGCGAAGTGGTTCTGATCACAGCCAAAGATCAACAAGAATTACAGGCGTTAAAAGGAACTCTAAAAGACAAAATCGTTCTGATGCCTTCCGTCATGGAATACCAGATCAGTTTCGAACCGATGGCACGCCGCCATACCGAAGAATCCCTGAAACAAACGGCGGAATACCCGATCACCAAAGTGCGTCCCCGACAGCGACGTGCTGCCCCTCCGGTGGAAGGAAGTGAACTAACATATGCAGAAATACTCCACTTTGTTTATAAAGAAGAACCGGCTGTTATCATCCACGAATCGGGAAGCTACAGTGTGCCGGGATTGAATTTCCACAAACTGGAAGAGGTCGGTCCTGTCCCCTGCGAGCTGAATATCTCCTGCGAAAATCACGGTCTGATGGAACGTTTGATCCGGAATGGCGAAAAGGTAGAGATGGAAGTCGATATTGCAGTGAAGTTTGAATCCGATCGTAAGATATATAATGTTATTGCCGAAATACCCGGTACCGACCCAAAGCTGAAAGATCAGCTGGTCATTATCGGAGGACATCTTGACTGCTATCACATGAGTCCGGGAGCCGGCGATGATGGTGCCGGTTTTATTGCCATGCTTGAAGCTATGCGTATCCTCAAAGCGATTGGCGTACAACCGCGCCGAACCATTCGCGTTGCTTTCTGGGGTGGCGAAGAAGTAGGATTACACGGCTCCAGCGGATATGTGGAACAATTCGTACAAGATCCAAAGACACTGGAGAAAAAGAAAGAATATGATAAGATATCCGTCTATTTTAATTCGGATTACGGTCCCGGGAAGTTCCGTGGTATCTTTACACAGGATAACCTGATGGCTCACCCGATCTTCACCGACTGGATGCAACCTTTCCTCGATACCGGTTTTACCACCGTCTCCAACCGGAGTGTAGGAAGTACGGATCACATACCGTTCGACAATGCGGGAATCCCCGCTTTCCAGTTCATCCAGGACCCGATGGAATGGGGGCGACATTCACATCGTACACAGGATTTCTCCGATCGCCTGGTGCTGGACGATATACGCCATAATGCTGTTATCGTAGCTTGGTTTGCCTATAATGCAGCCATGCGGGATGAGATGATGCCTCGAAAATAA